A DNA window from Streptomyces canus contains the following coding sequences:
- a CDS encoding methyltransferase — translation MTTPWGELALTRFPEDPRDLLRAWDASDEYLLRHLAAEDVALSGTVVVVGDRWGALATALAPHRPVQITDSFLSQQATRANLERADVEPGTVQLLTTQDPPPGRVDVLLVRVPKSLALLEDQLLRLAPAVHEGTLVVGTGMVKEIHTSTLQLFERILGPTRTSLAEKKARLIFCTPEPSLERPANPWPYGYTLPDGIGAVSGRAVVNHAGVFCADRLDIGTRFFLQHLPKSRGSQRIVDLGCGNGVVGTAVALANPEAEVLFVDESFQAVASAEETYQANGVPGHAEFRVGDGLAGVPAGSVDLVLNNPPFHSHQATTDATAWRMFTGARRALRPGGELWVVGNRHLGYHVKLRKLFGNSELVAGGPKFVVLKAVKESGV, via the coding sequence ATGACGACCCCCTGGGGCGAGCTCGCGCTCACCCGTTTCCCCGAGGACCCGCGCGACCTGCTGCGCGCCTGGGACGCCTCCGACGAGTATCTGCTGAGGCATCTCGCGGCGGAGGACGTGGCCCTGTCCGGCACGGTCGTGGTGGTCGGAGACCGCTGGGGCGCGCTGGCCACCGCCCTGGCACCGCACCGGCCGGTCCAGATCACCGACTCCTTCCTCAGCCAGCAGGCGACCCGCGCCAACCTCGAACGCGCCGACGTCGAGCCCGGCACCGTCCAGCTGCTCACCACACAGGACCCACCGCCCGGCCGCGTCGACGTCCTGCTGGTGCGCGTGCCGAAGAGCCTGGCCCTGCTGGAGGACCAGTTGCTGCGGCTGGCGCCCGCGGTGCACGAGGGCACGCTCGTCGTCGGCACCGGCATGGTGAAGGAGATCCACACCTCGACGCTCCAGCTGTTCGAGCGGATCCTCGGGCCGACCCGCACCTCGCTGGCCGAGAAGAAGGCCCGACTCATCTTCTGCACACCGGAGCCGTCGCTCGAACGGCCCGCCAACCCCTGGCCGTACGGCTACACCCTTCCGGACGGCATCGGTGCCGTCTCCGGGCGGGCCGTCGTCAATCACGCGGGCGTCTTCTGCGCGGACCGGCTCGACATCGGCACCCGGTTCTTCCTCCAGCACCTCCCGAAGAGCCGTGGCTCGCAGCGGATCGTGGACCTGGGCTGCGGCAACGGCGTCGTCGGTACGGCGGTGGCCCTGGCCAACCCCGAGGCCGAGGTGCTGTTCGTCGACGAGTCCTTCCAGGCCGTGGCCTCGGCGGAGGAGACGTACCAGGCGAACGGCGTGCCGGGGCACGCGGAGTTCCGGGTCGGGGACGGTCTGGCGGGGGTCCCGGCGGGCAGCGTCGACCTCGTTCTCAACAACCCGCCCTTCCACTCCCACCAGGCGACGACCGACGCGACGGCCTGGCGGATGTTCACCGGAGCGCGCAGGGCGCTACGGCCCGGCGGCGAACTGTGGGTGGTCGGGAACCGCCATCTCGGCTATCACGTGAAGCTGCGGAAGCTGTTCGGCAACAGTGAACTCGTCGCCGGCGGGCCGAAGTTCGTGGTGCTCAAGGCGGTGAAGGAGTCGGGTGTCTGA
- a CDS encoding RpiB/LacA/LacB family sugar-phosphate isomerase, giving the protein MRISVSSDMDEPVARTLVDELRARGHDVVAYGALSPGADPQWAACSEAAAREVAAGTADQAVVCCWTGTGASIAANKVPGVRAALCTDAYTADGARRWNDANVLALSLRLTSEPLLKEILDAWFTAEASEDAEDRENVARVGRLDAGRAQARP; this is encoded by the coding sequence ATGCGGATCTCCGTCTCCTCGGACATGGACGAACCAGTCGCGCGCACCCTCGTCGACGAACTGCGCGCACGTGGCCACGACGTGGTCGCGTACGGCGCCCTGAGCCCCGGCGCCGACCCGCAGTGGGCCGCCTGCTCCGAGGCCGCCGCCCGTGAGGTGGCCGCGGGGACGGCCGACCAGGCCGTCGTGTGCTGCTGGACCGGCACCGGCGCCTCCATCGCCGCGAACAAGGTCCCGGGCGTACGGGCCGCCCTGTGCACGGACGCCTACACGGCGGACGGCGCCCGCCGCTGGAACGACGCCAACGTCCTGGCCCTCAGTCTCCGCCTCACCTCCGAGCCACTCCTCAAGGAGATCCTCGACGCCTGGTTCACCGCCGAGGCGAGCGAGGACGCCGAGGACCGGGAGAACGTGGCCCGGGTGGGACGCCTGGACGCAGGCCGGGCCCAGGCCCGGCCGTGA
- a CDS encoding SIS domain-containing protein: MTHVEDELTSQPECWTRAAAEAAGHAHALPAAGERVAIVGCGTSYFMAQAVAALREGSGQGETDAFAASEFPQGRSYDRVVALTRSGTTTEVLDLLGQLKGRTRTTALTADPATPVVAAADEVVVLDFADERSVVQTRFATTALTLLRAHLGLHTDAVVADARTALTNPLPEGLVTCTQFTFLGRGWTVGLANEAGLKMREASLAWTEAYPAMEYRHGPISITTHGTATWMLGAAPEGLAEQVRETGGLWVPGTLDPLAELVRVQRLAVAVAGARGLDPDQPRHLTRSVILARP, encoded by the coding sequence ATGACTCATGTCGAGGACGAGCTGACCAGCCAGCCCGAGTGCTGGACCCGGGCGGCAGCGGAGGCCGCGGGCCACGCCCACGCGCTTCCGGCCGCCGGGGAGCGGGTCGCGATCGTCGGATGCGGCACGTCGTACTTCATGGCGCAGGCCGTGGCGGCGCTGCGGGAGGGCTCGGGCCAGGGCGAGACCGACGCCTTCGCCGCGTCGGAGTTCCCGCAGGGCCGCTCGTACGACCGTGTCGTCGCCCTCACCCGCTCCGGCACCACGACCGAAGTCCTGGACCTGCTCGGTCAGTTGAAGGGGCGCACCCGCACGACCGCCCTCACCGCCGACCCCGCCACTCCCGTCGTGGCCGCCGCCGACGAGGTCGTCGTCCTCGACTTCGCCGACGAACGCTCCGTCGTCCAGACCAGGTTCGCGACCACCGCCCTCACCCTGCTCCGTGCCCACCTCGGCCTGCACACCGACGCCGTCGTCGCCGACGCCCGCACCGCACTCACGAATCCCTTGCCCGAAGGCCTCGTCACATGCACGCAGTTCACCTTCCTCGGCCGGGGCTGGACGGTGGGGCTGGCCAACGAGGCCGGGCTGAAGATGCGCGAGGCCTCCCTCGCCTGGACCGAGGCCTACCCGGCGATGGAATACCGGCACGGCCCCATCAGCATCACCACCCACGGCACCGCCACCTGGATGCTCGGCGCGGCCCCCGAGGGGCTGGCCGAACAGGTCCGGGAGACCGGCGGACTGTGGGTGCCGGGCACCCTCGACCCCCTCGCCGAGCTGGTCCGCGTGCAGCGCCTCGCGGTCGCCGTCGCCGGGGCCCGCGGTCTCGACCCGGACCAGCCCCGCCACCTCACCCGCTCGGTTATCCTCGCCCGCCCCTAG
- a CDS encoding glycoside hydrolase family 15 protein translates to MSGSPRDRTGYLPIAEHGLIGDLRSVALVGTDGTIDWYCCPDFDAPSVFASILDAERGGCFELAATVPARTKQFYFPDTNVLITRFYTEDGVGEVQDFMPVDGDPVETERHRLIRRVVCVRGSIPFRTRVAPRFDYGAQPHTLRMVGDVAVFESPKLSLGLTATVPLETEGPDVCADFKLSEGESAVFALDQVGGEVTPRRCARTEAEEQFNSTVAYWRHWLSASKYRGRWREMVHRSALTLKLLTYAPTGAIVAAPTTSLPEQLGGERNWDYRYVWVRDAAFCVYALLRLGFTSEAEAFTEFLIRHVSPDGHGPSGPLQIMYGIDGRTDLTERELGHLEGHRGSAPVRVGNAAADQLQLDIYGALIDSIYLYDKWAKPISSDQWDDVCTLVDWVCEHWDQPDEGIWETRGGRKNFLYSRLMCWVAIERAIRMANRRGLPADLNRWRECRDTIYRRIMKRGWSETRQAFVQHEDGDVLDAAVLMMPLTKFIAPTDPKWLSTLDALTEELVSDSLVYRYDPTASPDGLRGDEGTFSICSFWYVEAMVHAGRIDEARLAFEKMLTYANHLGLYAEEISNTGEQQGNFPQAFTHLALISAAFNLDRALG, encoded by the coding sequence ATGAGCGGATCACCCAGGGATCGCACGGGCTACCTGCCGATCGCCGAGCACGGCCTGATCGGCGATCTGCGCAGCGTGGCACTGGTCGGGACCGACGGCACCATCGACTGGTACTGCTGCCCGGACTTCGACGCGCCGAGCGTCTTCGCGTCGATCCTGGACGCGGAGCGGGGCGGCTGCTTCGAGCTCGCGGCGACCGTGCCGGCGCGGACCAAGCAGTTCTACTTCCCCGACACCAACGTCCTGATCACCCGTTTCTACACCGAGGACGGCGTGGGCGAGGTCCAGGACTTCATGCCGGTCGACGGCGACCCGGTGGAGACCGAGCGGCACCGGCTGATCCGGCGGGTGGTGTGCGTGCGCGGCTCGATTCCCTTCCGGACACGCGTGGCGCCACGTTTCGACTACGGCGCCCAGCCGCACACCCTCCGCATGGTGGGGGACGTCGCGGTCTTCGAGTCACCCAAGCTGTCGCTGGGCCTGACCGCGACCGTGCCGCTGGAGACCGAAGGCCCGGACGTGTGCGCCGACTTCAAGCTCTCCGAGGGCGAGTCGGCGGTGTTCGCGCTGGACCAGGTCGGCGGCGAGGTGACCCCCCGCCGGTGTGCGCGCACCGAGGCCGAGGAGCAGTTCAACAGCACGGTCGCCTACTGGCGGCACTGGCTGTCCGCCTCCAAGTACCGGGGCCGCTGGCGGGAGATGGTGCACCGCTCCGCCCTCACCCTCAAACTGCTCACCTACGCGCCCACCGGCGCCATCGTGGCCGCGCCGACGACGAGCCTGCCCGAACAGCTCGGCGGCGAGCGCAACTGGGACTACCGGTACGTGTGGGTGCGCGACGCCGCCTTCTGCGTGTACGCCCTGCTGCGGCTCGGTTTCACCAGCGAGGCCGAGGCGTTCACGGAATTCCTCATCCGGCATGTCAGTCCGGACGGCCACGGTCCCTCCGGGCCCCTCCAGATCATGTACGGCATCGACGGCCGTACCGATCTGACGGAGCGTGAACTCGGCCATCTGGAAGGCCATCGGGGCTCCGCGCCGGTCCGGGTCGGCAACGCCGCCGCCGACCAGCTCCAACTCGACATCTACGGCGCCCTGATCGACTCGATCTACCTGTACGACAAGTGGGCCAAGCCCATCTCCAGTGACCAGTGGGACGACGTGTGCACGCTGGTGGACTGGGTGTGCGAGCACTGGGACCAGCCCGACGAGGGGATCTGGGAGACCCGCGGCGGCCGCAAGAACTTCCTGTACTCGCGGCTGATGTGCTGGGTGGCGATCGAGCGGGCGATCCGCATGGCCAACCGGCGCGGGCTGCCCGCCGACCTGAACCGCTGGCGGGAGTGCCGCGACACGATCTACCGGCGGATCATGAAACGCGGCTGGTCGGAGACCCGGCAGGCGTTCGTCCAGCACGAGGACGGCGATGTGCTCGACGCGGCCGTGCTGATGATGCCGCTGACCAAGTTCATCGCGCCGACCGACCCCAAGTGGCTGTCCACGCTGGACGCGCTGACCGAGGAGCTGGTGTCGGACTCCCTCGTCTACCGCTACGACCCGACGGCGAGCCCCGACGGACTGCGCGGGGACGAGGGCACCTTCTCCATCTGCTCGTTCTGGTACGTCGAGGCGATGGTGCACGCCGGCCGGATCGACGAAGCACGGCTTGCTTTCGAGAAGATGCTCACCTACGCCAACCATCTGGGCCTGTACGCCGAGGAGATCAGCAACACCGGCGAGCAACAGGGCAACTTCCCGCAGGCGTTCACCCATCTCGCCCTGATCAGCGCGGCCTTCAACCTGGACCGGGCCCTCGGCTGA
- a CDS encoding class II fructose-bisphosphate aldolase encodes MPLVTAGELVTRAATTRSAVAAFNIITLEHVEAVIAGAESLEAPVVLQVSENAVKFRNGRLLPLARAAVVAAERAAVPVALHLDHVQRDDLLRQAADAGFGSVMYDAAHLPYAENLAATRAAADWAHSQGLWIEAELGEVGGKQGRPALDAHAPGARTDPAEARAFVIDSGVDALAVAIGSAHAMTERTATLDHDLLKRLTTTVGVPLVLHGSSGVRDDELTAAVAGGIAKVNVGTALNIAMTGAIREFLAAHPEAVDSRTYLSAGRDAMADAARRIIQLLGR; translated from the coding sequence GTGCCCCTGGTCACCGCCGGCGAGCTCGTCACCCGCGCCGCCACCACCCGCTCCGCCGTCGCCGCCTTCAACATCATCACCCTGGAACACGTCGAGGCCGTCATCGCCGGCGCCGAGTCCCTGGAGGCGCCCGTCGTCCTCCAAGTCAGCGAGAATGCCGTCAAGTTCCGCAACGGCCGGCTCCTCCCGCTCGCTCGCGCCGCCGTCGTCGCGGCCGAACGCGCCGCCGTCCCCGTCGCGTTGCACCTCGACCACGTCCAGCGCGACGACCTGCTGCGCCAGGCGGCCGACGCCGGCTTCGGCTCCGTGATGTACGACGCGGCCCACCTGCCCTACGCCGAGAACCTCGCCGCCACCCGGGCGGCGGCCGACTGGGCGCACTCCCAAGGGCTCTGGATCGAGGCCGAGTTGGGGGAAGTGGGCGGGAAGCAGGGCCGACCCGCGCTGGACGCCCACGCCCCCGGCGCCCGCACCGACCCCGCCGAGGCCCGCGCCTTCGTCATCGACTCCGGCGTGGACGCCCTCGCGGTGGCCATCGGCAGCGCCCACGCGATGACCGAACGCACCGCCACCCTCGACCACGACCTGCTCAAACGCCTCACCACGACCGTGGGCGTGCCCCTCGTCCTGCACGGCTCCTCCGGAGTCCGCGACGACGAACTCACCGCGGCCGTCGCGGGCGGCATCGCCAAGGTCAACGTCGGCACCGCGCTGAACATCGCCATGACCGGCGCGATCCGGGAGTTCCTGGCGGCTCACCCCGAGGCGGTGGACTCCCGCACCTACCTGAGTGCCGGGCGGGACGCCATGGCCGACGCGGCCCGGCGGATCATCCAGCTGCTCGGGCGGTGA
- a CDS encoding carbohydrate ABC transporter permease produces the protein MTSVSTAAARKPVRWGRVALHLGCLAALLVMLYPLAWLLATSLKPADEVIASLDLLPSHLEWSNYETAFDGVNDVSVWRLLSNSLLIAGGAVLGNVISCSLAAYAFARLRFRFRGPMFAFMIATIMLPHHAILIPQYIIFNKLGMVNTYWPLILPKFLATEAFFVFLIVQFMRGLPRELEEAARIDGCGPFRSFFQIVLPLTRPALITTAIFTFIWTWNDFFTQLIYLFDPDKFTLTLALRSFVDASSQSAFGPMFAMSVIALLPIVLFFLAFQRFLVEGMASSGLKG, from the coding sequence ATGACCTCCGTATCAACTGCCGCCGCCCGCAAGCCCGTTCGCTGGGGACGGGTCGCCCTGCACCTCGGCTGTCTGGCTGCCCTGCTCGTGATGCTCTACCCGCTGGCCTGGCTGCTCGCCACCTCGCTCAAGCCGGCCGACGAGGTGATCGCCAGCCTCGACCTGCTGCCCAGCCACCTCGAGTGGTCCAACTACGAGACCGCCTTCGACGGCGTCAACGACGTCTCCGTGTGGCGGCTGCTGTCCAACTCGCTGCTGATCGCGGGTGGCGCGGTCCTCGGCAACGTGATCAGCTGCTCGCTCGCCGCCTACGCCTTCGCCCGACTGCGCTTCCGTTTCCGTGGCCCGATGTTCGCCTTCATGATCGCCACGATCATGCTGCCGCACCACGCGATCCTGATCCCGCAGTACATCATCTTCAACAAGCTCGGCATGGTGAACACCTACTGGCCGCTGATCCTGCCCAAGTTCCTGGCCACGGAGGCGTTCTTCGTCTTCCTCATCGTGCAGTTCATGCGCGGTCTGCCACGTGAGCTGGAGGAGGCCGCCCGCATCGACGGCTGCGGGCCCTTCCGCAGCTTCTTCCAGATCGTGCTGCCACTGACCAGGCCCGCGCTGATCACCACGGCGATCTTCACCTTCATCTGGACCTGGAACGACTTCTTCACCCAGCTCATCTACCTCTTCGACCCGGACAAGTTCACGCTCACGCTCGCCCTCAGGTCGTTCGTGGACGCCTCCAGCCAGTCGGCGTTCGGCCCGATGTTCGCGATGTCGGTGATCGCGCTGCTGCCGATCGTGCTGTTCTTCCTCGCCTTCCAGCGGTTCCTGGTGGAGGGTATGGCGAGCTCGGGACTCAAGGGATGA
- a CDS encoding class I SAM-dependent methyltransferase → MSDPSVRAFYDALAPDYHRIFADWDLSMARQAAVLAGLVREALGPGPHRVLDCSCGIGTQAIGLALAGHRVVGSDLSPVAAARAAQEAAARGTLLPAAAADMRRLPFVSSVFDVLVCADNSLAHLLTAPDVEAALAGMRRVLRDGGLLVLTLRDYDEIRRTRPGAPPPQVSEDSGGRLITFQLWQWHEDGERYDLEHFQLTDGGGDDWAVRVRRTTSWALPRSQVTEFVTAAGFAEVRWHDPASSGFYQPVLTARAAG, encoded by the coding sequence GTGTCTGATCCCTCGGTGCGGGCCTTCTACGACGCGCTGGCCCCGGACTACCACCGGATCTTCGCGGACTGGGATCTGAGCATGGCGCGTCAGGCGGCTGTGCTCGCAGGGCTCGTGCGGGAGGCTCTGGGGCCGGGGCCGCACCGCGTCCTGGACTGCTCGTGCGGCATCGGGACCCAGGCGATCGGACTGGCCCTCGCGGGGCACCGGGTCGTCGGCAGCGATCTCAGTCCGGTGGCCGCCGCACGTGCCGCCCAGGAGGCCGCGGCCCGCGGGACACTGTTGCCGGCCGCCGCCGCGGACATGCGCCGGCTGCCTTTCGTGTCGTCCGTCTTCGACGTCCTCGTCTGCGCCGACAACTCGCTGGCGCATCTGCTGACGGCCCCGGACGTGGAGGCCGCGCTCGCGGGCATGCGCAGGGTTCTGCGGGACGGCGGTCTGCTGGTGCTCACCCTTCGGGACTACGACGAGATCCGGCGGACCAGACCCGGCGCCCCGCCTCCGCAGGTCTCCGAGGACTCCGGCGGCCGGCTGATCACCTTCCAGCTGTGGCAGTGGCACGAGGACGGCGAGCGCTACGACCTGGAGCACTTCCAGCTTACGGACGGCGGCGGGGACGACTGGGCCGTCCGCGTCCGCCGTACGACCTCCTGGGCCCTGCCCCGCTCACAGGTGACGGAGTTCGTGACCGCGGCCGGTTTCGCCGAGGTGCGGTGGCACGATCCGGCCTCCAGCGGGTTCTACCAGCCCGTCCTCACCGCCCGAGCAGCTGGATGA
- a CDS encoding PhzF family phenazine biosynthesis isomerase, whose amino-acid sequence MTTNAPRPEVLRYTAFSSTPEGGNPAGVVLDATTLDDGDMLAIAAELGYSESAFLTAPPAGLDGPEGRTFTIRYFSPKAEVPFCGHATVATAVALAERIGPGELVFATRAGTVPVAVAEEGGTVRATLTSVEPHVEEIAEADLTEALAALDWPATDLDPAFPPRIAFAGARHLVLAAATRARLADLAYDFPRLENLMHQLDLTTVQLVWRESATVFHARDPFPVGGVVEDPATGAAAAAFGAYARDLGLVPEDAVLTLHQGEDLGRPGELTVTLRAGDPRVRVGGAGTLIGQ is encoded by the coding sequence ATGACGACGAACGCGCCGCGGCCCGAGGTCCTGCGATACACCGCCTTCTCCAGCACCCCTGAGGGCGGCAACCCCGCCGGCGTCGTCCTGGACGCCACCACCCTGGACGACGGCGACATGCTGGCCATCGCCGCCGAGCTCGGGTACTCGGAGTCGGCGTTCCTGACCGCGCCCCCGGCGGGGCTCGACGGGCCGGAGGGACGGACGTTCACCATCCGTTACTTCAGCCCCAAGGCCGAGGTGCCGTTCTGCGGGCACGCCACCGTCGCGACCGCCGTCGCGCTGGCCGAGCGGATCGGCCCGGGTGAGCTGGTGTTCGCCACGCGCGCCGGCACCGTGCCGGTCGCGGTGGCCGAGGAGGGCGGGACGGTCAGGGCCACGCTCACCAGCGTCGAACCGCACGTCGAGGAGATCGCCGAGGCCGACCTCACGGAGGCACTCGCCGCGCTCGACTGGCCCGCCACCGATCTCGACCCGGCGTTTCCGCCCCGGATCGCGTTCGCCGGCGCCCGCCATCTCGTCCTCGCGGCGGCGACGCGCGCACGCCTCGCGGATCTGGCGTACGACTTCCCGCGCCTCGAAAACCTGATGCACCAACTGGACCTGACCACCGTTCAGTTGGTGTGGCGGGAGTCGGCCACCGTGTTTCACGCCCGTGACCCGTTCCCGGTCGGCGGCGTGGTCGAGGACCCGGCGACCGGCGCCGCGGCCGCCGCGTTCGGCGCGTACGCCCGTGACCTCGGCCTGGTGCCGGAGGACGCGGTCCTCACCCTGCACCAGGGCGAGGACCTGGGCCGCCCCGGCGAACTCACGGTGACCCTGCGCGCGGGCGACCCCCGTGTCCGGGTCGGGGGTGCCGGGACCCTCATCGGACAGTAA
- a CDS encoding ROK family protein has product MSGKADPRPAGEGTTSRTRLDRGRGALGPALELVHTGRAPTRAVLTAELGVTRATAGAVAAELEALGLIRVDARPTAAAGSQGRPSHRLAVAEDGPVVLAAQVHADGFRAALVGLGGRIVATAPGCETVDADPAKVLGSVVEAGADLLRTTGRRCVGAGLAVPSAVAEPDGLALNPLHLAWPAGAPVRRIFDECVRAAGITGPAFAANDVNLAALAEHRHGAGRGARDLLCVATGHRGVGGALVLDGRLHTGSSGLALEVGHLTVNPEGRPCHCGSRGCLDVEADPLAFLTAAGLAPGPELSLLQQANDLVRHHYDDPAVRTAAEALIDRLGLGLAGLVNILNPDRIILGGLHRTLLDADPTRLRAVVADRSLWGQSGGVPILACTLDHNSLVGAAELAWQPVLDDPLGALTRG; this is encoded by the coding sequence ATGAGCGGCAAGGCGGACCCCCGGCCGGCGGGGGAAGGAACCACCTCGAGGACGCGGCTGGACCGGGGGCGTGGTGCGCTCGGGCCCGCGTTGGAGCTCGTGCACACCGGCCGCGCGCCCACCCGGGCCGTGCTCACCGCCGAACTCGGGGTGACGCGGGCGACGGCCGGGGCGGTCGCCGCCGAGCTGGAGGCGCTCGGGCTGATCCGCGTCGACGCCCGGCCCACCGCGGCCGCCGGTTCGCAGGGCAGGCCCTCGCATCGTCTCGCGGTCGCCGAGGACGGTCCCGTCGTGCTGGCCGCGCAGGTCCACGCCGACGGTTTCCGGGCCGCCCTGGTCGGTCTGGGCGGTCGTATCGTCGCCACCGCCCCCGGCTGCGAGACGGTCGACGCCGACCCGGCGAAGGTCCTCGGCTCCGTCGTCGAGGCGGGCGCCGACCTGCTGCGCACCACCGGCAGACGTTGCGTCGGCGCCGGGCTCGCCGTGCCGTCCGCGGTCGCCGAACCCGACGGCCTCGCCCTCAACCCCCTGCACCTCGCCTGGCCCGCGGGCGCCCCCGTCCGCCGTATCTTCGACGAGTGCGTGCGTGCCGCAGGCATCACCGGACCGGCCTTCGCGGCCAACGACGTCAACCTCGCCGCGCTCGCCGAGCACCGGCACGGCGCGGGCCGCGGCGCCCGGGACCTGCTGTGCGTGGCGACCGGGCACCGGGGCGTGGGCGGCGCGCTGGTGCTCGACGGGCGTCTGCACACGGGGAGTTCGGGCCTGGCTCTGGAAGTCGGCCACCTCACCGTGAACCCCGAGGGCCGCCCCTGCCACTGCGGCAGCCGGGGCTGTCTTGACGTCGAGGCGGACCCGCTGGCGTTCCTCACGGCGGCGGGACTCGCCCCCGGCCCCGAGCTCTCCCTGCTCCAGCAGGCCAACGACCTCGTCCGGCACCACTACGACGATCCCGCCGTCCGCACCGCCGCCGAGGCCCTCATCGACCGCCTGGGCCTCGGTCTCGCCGGCCTGGTGAACATCCTCAACCCGGACCGCATCATCCTCGGCGGCCTCCACCGCACCCTGCTGGACGCCGACCCCACGCGTCTGCGGGCCGTCGTCGCCGACCGCAGCCTGTGGGGGCAGAGCGGCGGCGTCCCCATCCTGGCCTGCACCCTCGACCACAACAGCCTGGTGGGAGCGGCCGAGTTGGCGTGGCAGCCGGTGCTGGACGATCCGCTGGGGGCGCTGACCCGTGGCTGA
- a CDS encoding NAD-dependent epimerase/dehydratase family protein, whose protein sequence is MRVVVIGGSGHIGTFLVPRLVQAGHEVITISRGSRTAYTEAAEWQQVRQVVADRQQEDAEGTFGDRVAGLAPDAVIDLVCFTLEAATALVERLRGEVGHLLHCGTVWRFGPSDKLPISETTGTAPIGEYGIQKDRIARMLKEETASGGLVTTSLHPGHIVGPGWHPIGPLGNLDPAVWYALSAGQPLPVPGIGVELMHHVHADDVAQAFERAVEHRDAAAGEDFNVVAPTALNVRGYARIAAGWFGRTASLEPVTWEQFRRTTAPEHAEASWEHLYRSQCLSIEKARTLLGYAPRYEPEAAVLESVRWLIDHEELKVAGPLSV, encoded by the coding sequence ATGCGAGTCGTCGTCATCGGCGGAAGCGGCCACATCGGCACCTTCCTCGTCCCCCGCCTGGTGCAAGCCGGCCACGAAGTGATCACCATCAGCCGTGGCTCCCGCACGGCCTACACCGAGGCTGCCGAGTGGCAGCAGGTGCGCCAGGTCGTCGCCGACCGGCAGCAGGAGGACGCCGAGGGCACCTTCGGAGACCGGGTGGCCGGGCTGGCCCCGGACGCCGTGATCGACCTGGTCTGCTTCACCCTGGAAGCGGCCACCGCACTGGTCGAGCGGCTGCGCGGCGAGGTCGGACACCTGCTGCACTGCGGCACCGTGTGGCGTTTCGGCCCCAGCGACAAGCTGCCGATCTCCGAGACCACGGGCACCGCGCCGATCGGGGAGTACGGCATCCAGAAGGACCGGATCGCCCGGATGCTGAAGGAGGAGACCGCTTCCGGGGGTCTGGTGACCACATCCCTGCACCCCGGGCACATCGTCGGTCCGGGCTGGCACCCGATCGGTCCGCTGGGAAACCTCGACCCGGCGGTCTGGTACGCCCTCTCGGCCGGACAGCCGCTGCCGGTCCCGGGGATCGGGGTCGAGCTGATGCACCATGTGCACGCTGACGATGTCGCCCAGGCCTTCGAACGGGCGGTCGAGCACCGGGACGCGGCGGCGGGAGAGGACTTCAACGTCGTCGCCCCCACTGCCCTGAACGTCCGGGGGTACGCCCGCATCGCCGCCGGCTGGTTCGGTCGGACCGCGTCGCTGGAGCCGGTCACCTGGGAACAGTTCCGCCGGACCACGGCCCCGGAGCACGCCGAGGCGAGCTGGGAGCACCTCTACCGCAGCCAGTGCCTGTCCATCGAGAAGGCCAGGACCCTCCTCGGCTACGCGCCGCGCTACGAACCGGAGGCCGCCGTACTGGAGTCGGTGCGATGGCTGATCGACCACGAGGAGCTGAAGGTGGCCGGCCCGCTCAGCGTCTGA
- a CDS encoding NUDIX hydrolase, whose translation MADLLEAEGLRLVEVAPPVVPAELRTAMDREWDEAVLANPALFDGPVAVCAGLSREAPDDLLVSWSRVTYRYFALRRIPGATAPRSLFVSVVQPADDGRVLVGRMSSSTAAPGRWQFPGGSVEPPTGDEPLDEPALRRHAAVELAEETGVDIPAADLTRCLVTHGEDGQVGVHYLAPSLPASFLQESFMALVAAETARGRASEFDRIALVGSPAELPDLAGPHVGHLDPVVRWASRRVGS comes from the coding sequence GTGGCTGACCTGCTGGAGGCCGAGGGACTCCGCCTGGTCGAGGTGGCGCCCCCGGTGGTCCCGGCCGAGCTGCGGACGGCCATGGACCGCGAGTGGGACGAGGCCGTCCTGGCCAACCCGGCCCTCTTCGACGGTCCGGTGGCGGTGTGCGCGGGGCTCTCGCGGGAGGCCCCGGACGACCTGCTCGTCTCCTGGTCCCGGGTGACCTATCGGTACTTCGCCCTGCGCCGCATCCCGGGCGCCACCGCCCCGCGGTCCCTCTTCGTCAGCGTGGTGCAGCCGGCGGACGACGGACGCGTGCTGGTGGGCCGTATGTCCTCGTCCACCGCCGCGCCCGGCCGCTGGCAGTTCCCCGGCGGATCGGTGGAACCGCCCACCGGCGACGAGCCCCTGGACGAGCCCGCACTGCGCCGCCACGCGGCGGTGGAGCTGGCCGAGGAGACGGGCGTCGACATCCCGGCCGCCGACCTCACCCGGTGTCTGGTGACGCATGGCGAGGACGGACAGGTCGGTGTCCACTATCTGGCGCCGTCGTTGCCCGCGTCCTTCTTGCAGGAGAGCTTCATGGCTCTGGTGGCCGCGGAGACGGCACGGGGACGCGCGTCGGAGTTCGACCGGATCGCCCTCGTCGGTTCACCGGCCGAACTGCCGGACCTCGCCGGTCCGCACGTGGGCCACCTGGATCCCGTCGTTCGTTGGGCGAGCCGCCGAGTAGGCTCGTGA